One Candidatus Stygibacter australis DNA window includes the following coding sequences:
- a CDS encoding T9SS type A sorting domain-containing protein — protein LIFQSIQLSPRKCEIITQSDRTILCWWECENNWLSYRVQYLDEEGNPLLPDGGLVVISKEVQYSEFKTLIIEDNSIIFCEIDHNWMRSDESCNLHKIVFDEEPYLAWGEDGIELSEDRGIHPEAIKRGEDNYFIYWGNSSNIMCGQLLVDGEFQLPADYSLGVNYNEIISVTGNYCVYKSPSSINVIHWSENLDWDWEEPVLLTARSYFDGDSFAFLSEGNLVIYWLSYERAQMTDYSWRIKKQVITPAGEKLLPQYGDQVYDNGEDEIRKFYYLEDTDQILLLCGSRIEFRIRYMSKEGIVQNDDYICISGLDGRTICDIYTENGYLLVQSIFFDEETCRMLGLAIFDFEGNSVEGLPGVDIGVHKDYYNFANIVGTEEGIYYIWCEYPTQSTEYSGDKLYAQKLTFNPAQENESEIDKPFYDLTAYPNPFNPQTTITFSLSETSDVKLFVYNIKGQKVKTLLKDKLEYGTHSVVWSGDDELGRKASSGVYFFQLKIDRKTEKVKKCLLLK, from the coding sequence TCTTATTTTTCAAAGCATTCAATTATCACCAAGGAAGTGTGAAATTATCACTCAATCAGATAGAACAATATTATGCTGGTGGGAGTGTGAAAATAACTGGCTTTCTTACCGGGTGCAGTATCTGGATGAGGAAGGAAATCCTCTGTTGCCGGATGGTGGCTTGGTGGTCATTTCCAAGGAAGTGCAATATAGTGAATTCAAGACCTTGATCATAGAAGATAACAGTATAATATTTTGTGAGATAGACCATAATTGGATGCGGTCAGACGAAAGCTGTAATCTTCATAAAATAGTCTTTGACGAGGAACCTTACCTGGCTTGGGGCGAAGATGGAATAGAATTATCTGAGGATAGAGGTATACATCCTGAGGCAATAAAAAGAGGCGAGGATAACTATTTTATCTATTGGGGAAATTCCAGTAATATAATGTGTGGTCAATTATTAGTTGATGGTGAATTCCAGCTTCCTGCAGATTATAGTCTGGGGGTAAATTACAATGAAATCATATCCGTAACAGGAAATTATTGTGTTTATAAAAGCCCCAGCTCCATAAATGTGATACATTGGTCTGAAAATCTGGATTGGGATTGGGAAGAGCCAGTCCTTCTTACTGCTCGCAGTTATTTTGATGGAGATTCTTTTGCCTTTCTCTCAGAGGGCAATCTGGTGATTTACTGGCTGAGTTATGAACGCGCGCAAATGACAGATTATTCCTGGCGGATAAAAAAGCAGGTAATAACTCCCGCGGGGGAAAAACTTCTTCCGCAATATGGAGACCAGGTTTATGATAATGGAGAAGATGAAATTAGAAAATTCTATTATTTAGAGGATACTGATCAGATATTATTATTATGTGGTTCTCGTATTGAATTCCGGATAAGATATATGAGCAAGGAGGGCATTGTCCAGAATGATGATTATATCTGTATCAGCGGTTTGGACGGAAGAACTATATGCGATATATATACTGAGAATGGTTATCTTCTGGTACAATCCATTTTCTTTGATGAAGAGACTTGCAGAATGCTGGGATTAGCAATATTTGATTTTGAAGGAAATAGTGTGGAAGGTCTGCCGGGAGTAGATATTGGCGTTCATAAAGACTATTATAATTTTGCAAATATAGTAGGTACAGAAGAGGGTATCTATTATATCTGGTGTGAATATCCAACTCAAAGCACTGAATATTCGGGTGATAAACTATATGCTCAGAAGCTTACTTTCAACCCTGCTCAGGAAAATGAAAGTGAAATAGATAAACCTTTTTATGATCTTACTGCCTATCCTAATCCATTCAATCCTCAAACAACTATTACTTTTTCATTATCAGAAACAAGTGATGTGAAGCTGTTTGTCTATAATATTAAAGGTCAGAAGGTAAAAACTCTTCTAAAAGATAAACTTGAATACGGAACGCATTCAGTGGTTTGGTCTGGTGATGATGAATTAGGAAGAAAAGCAAGTTCAGGAGTATATTTCTTCCAATTAAAAATTGATAGAAAAACTGAGAAAGTAAAAAAGTGTCTTTTATTGAAATAA
- a CDS encoding T9SS type A sorting domain-containing protein has translation MKNSVKGIIIIAILLLWQLLMGQEELEGIVTWAAGDSIDFRCENRNPAGSDLNNDGFDDFLMITTGDWFRCYLGGSPVSPDFCFEEEGPYCSGTASWGGDLNGDGYKDIAWWGNDHWGDNGTIYISMGGEEIDLIPEFIFEEGDYSPTTWYIQALNGGYDFNGDGYDDLLAYGEIDMVFDGLIHIFLGAEEFSMENDYYIMGDIEERFGSLFAVGDFNGDGYDDLAASRNIDTTGIYCQLEIYMGGEELDMVCDYILPDSLYCGYFERLPTGDINDDGRDELILYSQESIFKTYNINSSGELEIEEYNIESNEVRILVADINGDGVSDLVCWNAENEIITIYYGGEEINYNYDAYLPVPFIQYYHDYTNFMSNIGDIDGDGKDELLVNDGDGAGRLGNTATVYSLPSHEVTPDEIQEVSAKLTNYPNPFNPETTIQFELAQPGRADISIYNLKGQLVRKLTDRVFMAGRQKVVWDGKDDQGRELSSGIYFYKLSSEQGNESCRMLMIK, from the coding sequence ATGAAAAACTCAGTCAAAGGCATCATTATAATAGCTATACTATTATTATGGCAGTTATTAATGGGGCAGGAAGAATTGGAAGGAATTGTTACCTGGGCAGCAGGTGATAGTATCGATTTTAGATGTGAAAACCGTAATCCCGCAGGAAGTGATCTTAATAATGACGGATTTGATGACTTTCTGATGATCACAACTGGTGACTGGTTTAGGTGTTATCTGGGAGGATCACCGGTAAGCCCGGATTTCTGTTTTGAAGAGGAAGGACCATATTGCAGTGGAACAGCTTCCTGGGGTGGTGACTTAAATGGTGATGGTTACAAAGATATTGCCTGGTGGGGTAATGATCACTGGGGAGATAATGGCACCATTTATATCAGTATGGGCGGAGAAGAAATTGATCTAATACCGGAATTTATATTTGAGGAAGGTGATTATTCACCAACTACCTGGTATATTCAAGCCTTGAATGGGGGATATGATTTCAATGGAGATGGATATGATGATCTTCTGGCTTATGGAGAAATAGATATGGTATTTGATGGATTGATCCATATTTTTCTGGGGGCAGAAGAGTTCAGTATGGAAAATGATTATTATATTATGGGTGACATAGAAGAAAGATTTGGCTCGTTATTTGCCGTGGGAGATTTTAATGGTGACGGATATGATGATCTGGCTGCCAGCAGAAATATAGATACTACCGGGATTTATTGTCAACTGGAGATATATATGGGTGGAGAAGAGCTTGATATGGTGTGCGATTATATACTTCCTGACTCATTATATTGCGGTTATTTTGAAAGGCTTCCCACTGGTGATATCAATGATGACGGACGTGATGAACTGATCCTGTATAGTCAGGAGAGCATCTTTAAAACCTATAATATTAATTCTTCCGGTGAATTAGAGATCGAGGAATATAATATCGAATCAAATGAAGTTCGAATATTAGTAGCAGATATTAATGGTGACGGGGTCTCAGATCTGGTTTGCTGGAATGCAGAGAATGAGATTATTACTATATATTATGGTGGGGAAGAGATCAATTATAATTATGATGCCTATCTGCCTGTACCATTTATTCAATATTATCATGACTATACAAATTTCATGAGTAATATTGGAGATATAGATGGGGACGGTAAAGATGAACTGCTGGTTAACGATGGTGATGGAGCAGGAAGATTAGGAAATACGGCAACAGTATATAGTCTTCCTTCACATGAAGTAACACCGGATGAGATTCAAGAAGTTAGCGCTAAGCTGACAAATTACCCTAATCCCTTCAATCCTGAAACTACAATTCAATTTGAATTAGCACAGCCTGGCAGGGCAGATATCTCTATCTATAATCTCAAAGGACAATTAGTGAGAAAACTGACAGATAGAGTATTTATGGCAGGCAGACAGAAAGTTGTCTGGGATGGCAAAGATGATCAGGGCAGAGAATTATCAAGCGGGATATACTTCTATAAATTATCAAGTGAACAGGGGAATGAAAGCTGCCGGATGCTGATGATCAAATAA
- the typA gene encoding translational GTPase TypA — MQKIKNIAIIAHVDHGKTTLIDAALRQAGVFGEHHIFTDRVMDSNDIERERGITIFSKNASLFYKDYKINIVDTPGHADFGGEVQRIMKMVDAVLLLVDAYEGPMPQTKYVLKKSLELGLNPIVVINKIDRPNCKPEDVLEKVFDLFLELNANDQQLDFPVIYASAKLGIAMDELADENEDIFPLLDCIIKNVKDTEGDKSRPLQFLVSAINYDNYLGKMGTGKIYNGKVSLGEEIVLLKRNGERLLYRISKIYTYVGLTKTEVKTAYAGDIVSLAGMECVDVGETVADREHPEPLPLIEIDEPTLSMEFLVNTSPFAGKSGKKVTSSKIYARLQRELQTNVSLVVEKTTDSDRFIVKGRGELQLSILIENMRREGFELQVSKPKVIFREVNGKRTEPIELAIVDVSEEFVGAVIEMMGVRKGELINMASAKDGYSRLEFKVPARGLIGFRNEFMTITRGTGIINHSFYEYEYYKGDISGSGHGSLIAMEAGIAMGYSLNNFQPRGVLFIEPQTKVYAGMIVGQNAKEKDLVINVCRGKKLTNVRASGSDDAIKLIPPRQFSLEQALEYIGDDELLEITPDSIRMRKKVLHHLDRKRSEKT, encoded by the coding sequence ATGCAAAAAATAAAGAACATTGCTATTATCGCACATGTCGATCATGGCAAAACCACGCTCATTGATGCTGCCCTGAGGCAGGCTGGGGTATTTGGTGAACACCATATTTTTACTGACAGGGTAATGGATTCTAATGATATAGAAAGAGAAAGAGGTATCACGATCTTTTCCAAAAATGCCTCCCTGTTTTACAAAGATTATAAAATAAATATTGTAGATACTCCAGGTCATGCAGATTTTGGTGGTGAAGTTCAACGCATCATGAAAATGGTTGATGCCGTCCTGCTGCTCGTTGATGCCTATGAAGGTCCAATGCCGCAAACCAAGTATGTCCTCAAAAAATCCCTTGAACTTGGCTTGAACCCTATTGTTGTAATCAATAAAATTGATAGACCTAATTGCAAACCGGAAGATGTTCTGGAAAAAGTTTTTGATCTCTTTCTGGAATTAAATGCCAATGATCAGCAGCTTGATTTCCCGGTTATCTATGCTTCGGCAAAACTCGGCATTGCCATGGATGAACTCGCAGATGAGAATGAAGATATCTTCCCTCTGCTTGATTGCATTATCAAAAATGTTAAAGATACTGAAGGTGATAAGTCAAGACCCTTGCAGTTCCTTGTCTCAGCGATAAATTATGATAATTACCTGGGTAAAATGGGAACGGGTAAAATATACAACGGAAAAGTTTCTTTAGGTGAGGAAATTGTCCTCCTTAAAAGAAACGGTGAAAGACTTCTTTATCGTATTTCCAAAATCTACACCTATGTAGGACTAACTAAAACAGAAGTTAAAACTGCCTATGCCGGTGATATTGTCTCACTTGCAGGTATGGAATGCGTTGATGTAGGAGAAACAGTGGCAGATCGTGAACATCCTGAGCCTCTCCCCCTTATCGAAATAGATGAGCCCACCTTATCAATGGAATTCCTGGTTAATACTTCTCCTTTCGCTGGTAAATCAGGAAAAAAAGTCACTTCCAGTAAAATATATGCAAGATTGCAAAGAGAACTGCAGACCAATGTCTCGCTGGTTGTGGAAAAAACTACAGATTCTGACCGCTTCATCGTTAAAGGGCGTGGTGAATTACAGCTTTCTATCCTGATAGAAAATATGCGTCGAGAAGGATTTGAACTGCAGGTTTCTAAACCAAAGGTCATCTTCCGTGAAGTTAATGGCAAAAGAACTGAACCCATAGAACTCGCCATTGTAGATGTAAGTGAAGAATTTGTGGGAGCTGTTATTGAAATGATGGGTGTACGTAAAGGTGAACTCATTAATATGGCTTCTGCTAAGGATGGTTATTCTCGTTTGGAATTTAAAGTTCCTGCCCGAGGATTGATTGGATTCAGAAATGAATTCATGACCATTACTCGAGGCACCGGAATCATCAATCACAGCTTTTATGAATATGAATATTATAAAGGTGATATCTCCGGAAGCGGACATGGCTCCCTGATTGCTATGGAAGCAGGTATTGCCATGGGTTATTCTCTTAATAATTTCCAGCCTCGTGGAGTACTCTTTATTGAACCTCAAACAAAGGTTTATGCAGGAATGATCGTAGGTCAGAATGCCAAGGAAAAAGACCTGGTCATTAATGTCTGCCGAGGAAAAAAACTTACTAATGTAAGAGCTTCCGGTTCCGATGATGCAATAAAACTCATTCCACCCCGCCAGTTCTCGCTCGAGCAGGCATTAGAATATATTGGTGATGATGAACTTCTGGAAATCACACCTGATTCTATCCGCATGAGGAAAAAAGTCCTTCATCATCTCGACCGCAAAAGATCAGAAAAGACTTAA
- a CDS encoding lipoate--protein ligase: MLIIKSPTNDPYFNIASEEYILNNFTEDVFMLYINSPSIIVGKFQNTLAQLNIDYIEQNQIKVVRRLTGGGAVFHDLGNINFSFLCQKDENNEAGFEKYTEPIVKYLNSLGVNAELKGRNDLVIDDKKFSGNARLNTTNKVLQHGTLLFSAKMSDLSQALKSDPLKFKDKAVKSIRSRVTNISDHLATPLSGKEFEEGLIKFITSSYPTTESCPFTDTDIRQIQKLADSKYSTWDWNFGTSPAYNFEKTIKTKGGLVEIRLNVQNGIIKEFRLNGDFFTKLPVERLIFAFDGCRHELQAVKDIISKIKVESYLVNIIGDDLLKAFF; the protein is encoded by the coding sequence ATGCTCATTATCAAATCGCCCACTAATGATCCATATTTTAATATTGCTTCTGAAGAATATATACTAAATAACTTCACTGAAGATGTTTTCATGCTGTATATAAACTCACCTTCTATCATTGTTGGTAAATTTCAGAATACACTTGCTCAGCTTAATATTGATTACATTGAGCAGAATCAGATCAAGGTAGTTCGCAGACTAACCGGTGGTGGAGCTGTTTTCCATGATCTGGGAAATATCAATTTTTCTTTTTTATGCCAGAAGGATGAGAATAATGAAGCCGGTTTTGAGAAATATACTGAACCGATTGTTAAATATCTGAATTCGCTGGGCGTGAATGCAGAATTAAAGGGTAGGAATGATCTGGTTATAGATGATAAGAAATTCAGTGGAAATGCCAGATTGAACACCACTAATAAAGTTCTTCAACATGGTACTCTGCTTTTTTCTGCTAAAATGAGTGACCTTTCCCAGGCTCTTAAAAGTGATCCGCTTAAATTTAAAGATAAAGCAGTGAAATCTATCAGAAGCAGAGTTACAAATATCAGTGATCATCTCGCTACCCCCCTTTCAGGTAAAGAATTTGAAGAAGGACTGATAAAATTTATCACTTCTTCATATCCCACAACTGAAAGCTGTCCCTTTACCGATACTGATATCCGGCAAATTCAAAAGCTTGCCGATTCTAAATATTCCACTTGGGATTGGAATTTTGGTACCTCCCCTGCTTACAATTTTGAAAAAACCATAAAAACCAAAGGTGGATTAGTTGAAATAAGGTTAAATGTCCAGAATGGCATTATCAAAGAGTTTCGTTTAAATGGTGATTTCTTTACAAAGCTCCCTGTGGAACGACTTATCTTTGCTTTTGATGGTTGCAGACATGAATTACAGGCTGTTAAAGATATTATCAGTAAAATAAAAGTTGAATCTTATCTGGTAAATATCATTGGAGATGACTTATTAAAAGCTTTCTTTTAA
- a CDS encoding transketolase, whose amino-acid sequence MPDIKAIEQKYAHLIDQETLNNLKAQSLIARGSILKMTSLAGSGHPGGSLSTIDLLLSLYTIINHDPQNPQQEDRDKIIISHGHVSPAAYSALSLNGYFDLDQMVSEFRLAGSIYEGHVEPCVPGIEWASGNLGQGLSAGCGFALGGRLKKYNNHVYVLMGDGEQQKGQLSEARRFASKFQLNNLTAFIDYNKLQISGKCHRVMPQNIKEEFLADNWEVIEINGHDYHQILSAIHYSRNSECPTLILANTIMGKGVSFMENNEKWHGQTLPYQSENGIDLISALAELGQPDDLDRLRALRQEFTSGRCSIVEENKPDLAINTGKHINYEQKTDNRSAWGNALIDIAQLNSQDDHLPIGVFDCDLAGSVKTKGFMDKFPANFFQSGIMEHHTATCAGAFSKCGFQTFFSDFGVFGIDETYNQHRLNDINETNLKIILTHVGLDVGEDGKTHQCVDYLGQVRNMFNFKCLIPADPNQTDHIIRWLAAKDGNYLVPMGRSKLDIIRTEDGNIFYDDDYKFEYGKADLLRDGDTAALFVMGTLTNNALLVAEKLRQQNINLQVWNISTPQKINSEVIQKAAATGCIFTYEDHNVHTGLASCLQSELVKLQLAVKFKAFGVQNYPVSGKSSDVYQYCWLDPVTIQEEIIEFLLG is encoded by the coding sequence ATGCCAGATATTAAGGCAATAGAGCAAAAATATGCTCATCTGATTGATCAGGAGACATTAAATAATCTTAAAGCTCAATCACTGATAGCCCGTGGGTCAATCCTCAAAATGACGTCCTTAGCCGGCAGTGGTCATCCTGGCGGCTCACTATCCACTATTGATCTTCTGCTTTCTTTATATACTATCATTAACCACGATCCGCAAAACCCACAACAAGAAGATAGAGATAAGATTATCATCTCTCATGGTCACGTCTCCCCCGCTGCTTATTCAGCATTAAGTTTAAATGGCTACTTTGATCTTGATCAGATGGTTTCTGAATTCCGCTTAGCTGGCAGTATATATGAAGGTCACGTGGAACCCTGCGTTCCCGGGATCGAATGGGCAAGTGGAAACCTGGGACAAGGGCTTTCTGCCGGATGCGGCTTTGCTCTTGGCGGTAGATTAAAGAAATATAATAATCACGTATATGTACTGATGGGAGATGGTGAACAGCAAAAAGGTCAGCTAAGTGAAGCTCGTAGATTTGCCAGTAAGTTCCAGCTTAATAATCTTACAGCCTTTATCGATTACAATAAACTGCAAATCTCCGGTAAATGCCATAGGGTGATGCCTCAGAATATCAAGGAAGAATTTTTGGCTGATAACTGGGAAGTAATAGAGATTAATGGTCATGACTATCATCAGATATTATCTGCTATTCATTATTCCAGAAATAGTGAATGTCCTACTCTTATCCTGGCAAACACGATAATGGGTAAAGGTGTCAGTTTTATGGAAAATAATGAGAAGTGGCATGGACAGACATTGCCATATCAATCTGAAAATGGAATTGATCTCATCTCTGCTTTAGCTGAACTAGGTCAACCAGATGATCTTGACAGACTCAGAGCCTTGCGTCAGGAATTCACTTCCGGCAGATGCTCAATCGTAGAAGAAAATAAACCTGATCTTGCTATTAATACTGGTAAACATATTAATTATGAACAGAAAACCGATAATAGAAGTGCCTGGGGCAATGCCCTTATCGATATTGCCCAGTTAAATTCACAGGATGATCATCTTCCGATAGGGGTTTTTGATTGTGACCTGGCAGGCAGCGTGAAGACTAAAGGCTTCATGGATAAATTCCCGGCTAATTTCTTCCAGAGTGGAATAATGGAGCATCATACAGCGACCTGTGCCGGTGCCTTTTCCAAATGCGGATTCCAAACCTTCTTCAGCGATTTTGGCGTGTTTGGCATTGATGAAACATATAATCAGCATAGATTGAATGATATTAATGAAACAAATCTTAAGATAATTCTCACTCATGTGGGATTGGATGTGGGTGAAGATGGCAAAACCCATCAGTGTGTGGACTATCTGGGACAGGTGCGCAATATGTTCAATTTCAAGTGCCTGATCCCTGCTGACCCTAATCAGACGGATCATATTATCCGCTGGCTGGCAGCAAAAGACGGTAATTACCTGGTTCCCATGGGCAGGTCAAAGCTCGATATTATCCGTACAGAAGATGGCAATATTTTCTATGATGATGATTATAAATTTGAATATGGCAAAGCGGATTTATTACGCGATGGAGATACTGCTGCTCTTTTTGTGATGGGTACGCTCACAAATAATGCTCTCCTGGTAGCAGAAAAATTGCGTCAGCAGAATATTAACCTCCAGGTCTGGAATATCTCTACACCCCAGAAAATTAATTCTGAAGTCATCCAAAAAGCTGCCGCTACCGGCTGCATTTTCACTTATGAAGATCATAATGTCCATACCGGACTTGCCAGTTGCTTACAATCTGAGCTGGTTAAATTGCAATTAGCAGTTAAGTTTAAAGCATTTGGCGTTCAGAACTATCCGGTTTCCGGAAAAAGCAGTGATGTTTATCAATATTGCTGGCTTGATCCGGTTACTATTCAAGAAGAGATAATAGAATTTCTGCTAGGATAA
- a CDS encoding DUF4476 domain-containing protein, with the protein MRRYLIVLILLSVLTVFAQDQSASTGLSAKIEGNNPSSMASDSRNKAILQKLKSLEEEYLTQLPKRQYLEASMLIEEIRDMINGKSEAKTETNTQLKTTTESTQSVNVNMNISGFDNPQTPEPQSNIVVTEPATQSIQSFTAHEPMNSLSFSQLVATIENEDFAEDQLLYVRTAANSHYFSVIQIEQLLDIFTSAEHKLACLRITYPKVVDKDNSFRIISHFTYEDDKKTAQSIINQ; encoded by the coding sequence ATGAGAAGATATCTTATTGTACTTATATTATTAAGCGTACTTACGGTGTTTGCACAAGACCAGTCAGCGAGTACCGGGCTTTCAGCAAAAATAGAAGGTAACAATCCTTCTTCCATGGCTTCAGATTCGCGTAATAAAGCAATTCTTCAAAAGCTCAAATCTTTAGAGGAAGAATATCTAACTCAATTACCCAAAAGACAATATCTGGAAGCAAGTATGCTTATAGAAGAAATACGAGATATGATAAATGGTAAATCAGAAGCAAAAACAGAGACTAATACTCAGTTGAAAACAACAACTGAATCAACTCAAAGCGTGAATGTTAATATGAATATCTCAGGATTTGATAATCCTCAGACTCCTGAACCCCAATCTAATATAGTTGTTACTGAGCCAGCTACTCAAAGCATTCAGTCTTTTACTGCTCATGAGCCAATGAACTCTTTATCATTTAGTCAACTGGTTGCCACTATCGAAAATGAGGATTTTGCTGAGGATCAGTTACTTTATGTGCGGACTGCAGCAAATTCTCATTATTTCAGTGTAATCCAGATCGAGCAATTATTAGATATCTTTACATCTGCAGAACATAAACTTGCCTGCTTACGGATAACTTACCCCAAAGTAGTAGATAAGGATAATTCTTTTAGAATTATCAGTCATTTCACCTATGAGGATGATAAGAAAACTGCTCAAAGCATAATTAATCAATAA
- a CDS encoding FxLYD domain-containing protein: MHRIIKVALGIILLIIISSCDLGKGNSIDKMIDKGEYQKARKKLTGILAVSPRDSESSILLAKTYRKEYYPTWNIRKYRSPLESEWTLFPAQSMNDLKQYQDIVHALNKRGIWNEDLEIENYFLLTYHYFQMKYLLDRDAEEEFKKQISVLINGEGELADNATLWDIYSDNNYSMDFDPDQLKILFEKYPNTELAGLEVLSKIFGKSVRIDKPETSTEIVRIKYFMRNYPEFALYADSLFIYKFIDDEVENAHNGKLKGSNIDLENYLIKLLAESISVKINRYILRTQAYLTIESGNIETGLSALNRLANQEQNRYDREKLVRDSGALAFRNGRYGLTISSLRQIEGLGIKWQKMLWESYIKMDNEYEADILFEKIKDDLTYSGLVRFKKIKYNYNLGKLKLSELNLVQGNSSVTIEGIVTNSTQKLYKGITVRLNLSDAKGKNLQSKTLEISELYPETEEKFNEFIDYKASDGEIKYSGEITGYKSIE; this comes from the coding sequence ATGCATAGGATCATCAAAGTAGCATTAGGTATAATATTACTCATAATAATTAGTAGTTGTGATCTGGGTAAGGGAAATAGTATTGATAAAATGATTGATAAAGGTGAGTATCAAAAAGCCAGAAAGAAATTAACTGGAATTCTTGCCGTCTCTCCCCGTGATAGTGAGAGTAGTATATTGCTGGCTAAAACCTATAGAAAGGAATATTATCCCACCTGGAATATAAGAAAATATCGTTCACCTCTGGAATCAGAATGGACACTATTCCCGGCGCAGAGCATGAATGATCTGAAGCAGTATCAAGATATTGTTCATGCTCTTAATAAACGCGGGATCTGGAATGAGGATCTTGAAATAGAGAATTATTTCCTGCTAACTTATCATTATTTCCAGATGAAATATCTATTAGATAGGGATGCAGAAGAGGAATTTAAAAAGCAAATTTCCGTATTAATTAATGGTGAAGGAGAACTTGCAGATAATGCAACACTCTGGGATATATATTCTGATAATAATTACAGTATGGATTTTGATCCTGATCAGTTAAAAATATTATTTGAGAAATATCCCAATACCGAATTGGCAGGTTTAGAAGTATTAAGTAAGATTTTCGGTAAATCAGTAAGAATAGATAAACCTGAGACTTCAACTGAAATAGTGAGAATCAAATATTTTATGAGAAACTATCCAGAATTTGCCTTGTATGCAGACAGTCTTTTTATCTATAAATTTATTGATGATGAAGTGGAGAATGCCCATAATGGAAAACTCAAGGGTTCTAATATAGATCTGGAAAACTATCTGATCAAGTTACTGGCAGAAAGTATCAGTGTCAAAATCAACAGATACATTCTCAGAACACAGGCATATTTGACGATAGAATCAGGAAATATTGAAACAGGATTATCTGCCTTAAACAGGCTGGCAAATCAGGAACAGAATAGATATGATAGAGAAAAACTTGTTAGAGACTCAGGAGCACTGGCTTTCAGAAATGGGCGATATGGACTGACAATCAGCAGTTTAAGACAGATAGAAGGATTAGGGATCAAGTGGCAGAAGATGCTCTGGGAATCATATATCAAGATGGATAATGAGTATGAAGCTGATATTCTGTTTGAAAAGATCAAAGATGATCTAACGTATTCAGGTCTGGTGAGATTTAAAAAAATAAAATATAATTATAATCTGGGCAAATTGAAATTATCAGAATTAAATCTGGTACAAGGAAACAGTAGTGTTACAATTGAGGGCATAGTTACAAATTCTACTCAGAAATTATATAAAGGAATAACTGTCAGATTAAATCTATCTGATGCCAAAGGGAAGAACCTGCAATCAAAAACCCTTGAGATCTCGGAATTGTATCCAGAAACTGAGGAAAAATTCAATGAATTTATTGATTATAAGGCTAGTGATGGAGAAATTAAATATTCGGGAGAAATTACTGGTTACAAAAGTATTGAATAG